A window of the Linepithema humile isolate Giens D197 chromosome 4, Lhum_UNIL_v1.0, whole genome shotgun sequence genome harbors these coding sequences:
- the LOC105671894 gene encoding aminopeptidase N isoform X4: MTHQKLSIFVEFMLIVTIAFFAAINAEDNVAITYNLPNNIVPHYDVKLIFDFDEKILVGDCNITIFIESLTTNLTIPSGIFSILNVVLIDHFYERRIYISKYSIINKPHVLIIDFTNVKSPKMYPQFLIPGKYTIKITYVHHMNDNTNNFSQILFQNQDEMLTATRNNNNDNTMHEIMIARQLFPCWDEPKLKATFKISIKLHRKYTALSNAPIQKLEMDENDMILTHFKNSSFIPIHHLKVIISTFTAISTYANVTFWCNTRNNMTQYLLFATFVAERALYFFKNQITIKIPEMNYIVFSDIRYSSFEARKFILQRKEYVTYNEQLHPCRRKIEVAHLIIRQMAFVCFGDAFLWTKNGFATFFELYILNEIIPEYRPMDLFVVERQQELFRLHTFSNMYSFRLNIHEIHTLRFPPHYSKLLVIWRMLYHIMTRKIFWIGINTYVNMQNNLTDATDTDGIFNITSFSAAMHRALNVTNSTLDIINFHNTWLTEAQYPILYVTRNYISNVTIISYTYYHRALHDNKLFSIYVTYTTESIMNFETLNAKEFVWLTPITPDYLVLPAIDNKDWIIVNLQQTGYYRVNYDEDNWKKLANYLYKNHANIHVLNRAQIIDDAFYFVQQRELNLTTFWNVIRYLYNDTDYVAWYPMIKAIEYMTCVWALPDDIIHNINNIFRNLLLNLRYHDEINESELTKRLREEVMKWACAFNAPECRIIATLQLKKHFESTNTYSVQDKLGQNWKERLYCKGLMSADMNTWVMVFQQWNATFDNTILDYLTCSTNPDIIKFYLQLVKNDVFYLSVTNSKINVNIILLIIAKHARKDTVLNYIFNHLEFFDLSGKRHIDEIAILIVIITHEHDVEQFTKML, from the exons atgacacACCAAAAGCTTTCAATATTTGTGgaatttatgttaattgttACAATAGCTTTTTTCGCTGCTATCAATGCTGAAGATAATGTTGCAATTACTTATAATTTGCCAAACAATATAGTACCGCATTATGAcgtcaaattaatatttgatttcgaTGAAAAGATTTTAGTGGGCGATTgcaatattactatttttattgaaagtcTAACAACAAATTTAACTATACCTTCAGGGATTTTTTCCATACTTAATGTTGTTTTAATTGAccatttttatgaaagaagaatttatatttcaaagtattCGATCATCAATAAACCGCATGTgcttattattgattttactaACGTAAAATCGCCAAAAATGTATCCACAGTTTTTAATACCTGGgaaatatactataaaaataacatatgtaCATCATATGAATGATAACACAAATAACTTctctcaaattttatttcagaaccAAGATGAAAT gTTGACTGcaacaagaaataataataatgataatacgaTGCATGAAATAATGATAGCTCGACAATTATTCCCATGTTGGGATGAGCCAAAACTGAAAGCCACCTTCAAAATTTCTATCAAGCTTCATAGAAAATACACTGCTCTATCAAATGCACCAATACAAAAACTAGAAATGGATGAAAATGACATGATATTGACACACTTTAAAAATTCATCTTTTATACCCATTCAtcatttaaaagttataatatcCACGTTCACTGCGATTTCTACATATGCAAACGTCACATTTTGGTGTAACACAAGAAATAACATGACACAATATTTACTATTTGCGACGTTTGTTGCCGAACGAGccttgtattttttcaaaaaccaaattacgataaaaataccagaaatgaattatattgtattttcggATATTAGATACAGCAGCTTTGAAGCACGGAAATTCATTCTTCAAAG gAAAGAATATGTTACTTACAACGAACAATTGCATCCTTGTAGGCGTAAAATAGAAGTGGCACACTTAATAATTCGTCAGATGGCATTTGTTTGTTTTGGCGATGCATTTTTATGGACAAAAAATGGTTTTGCTACATTTTTTGAACTGTATATTTTGAATGAG attattcCAGAATATCGCCCAATGGATTTATTTGTCGTGGAAAGACAACAGGAACTTTTCCGGCTCCATACTTTTTCTAATATGTATTCTTTTAGATTAAACATTCATGAAATTCATACACTTAGGTTTCCGCCACATTATTCAAAAT TATTAGTTATATGGCGCATGTTATATCATATAATGACTCGTAAGATATTTTGGATTGGTATCAACACGTATGTAAACATGCA GAATAATCTGACAGATGCGACAGATACTGAtggtatatttaatatcacatCATTTTCGGCTGCTATGCACAGGGCTCTAAATGTAACGAATAGTACActcgatataataaattttcacaataCTTGGTTAACAGAAGCACAGTATCCCATACTGTACGTGACAAGAAATTATATCAGTAACGTAACAATAATCTCGTATACTTATTATCATCGTGCATTGCATGAcaataaactattttcaatatatgtgACATATACGACGGAATCAATCATGAACTTTGAGACATTAAATGCCAAAGAATTCGTCTGGCTGACTCCAATTACACCGGATTATTTGGTATTGCCTGCGATTGACAATAAGGATTGGATTATAGTCAATTTACAACAAACtg GATACTATCGCGTCAATTATGATGAGGATAACTGGAAAAAACTTGCgaactatttatataaaaaccaTGCCAATATACATGTTCTCAATCGAGCCCAAATTATTGAtgatgcattttattttgttcagcAAAGAGAACTCAATCTTACCACATTTTGGAATGTTATAAGATACCTATATAATGATACAGACTATGTAGCATGGTATCCTATGATTAAAGCTATTGAATATATGACGTGTGTCTGGGCACTTCCAGatgatataatt cacaatattaataacatattccGCAATCTGCTGCTAAATTTGAGATACCATGACGAAATAAACGAAAGCGAGTTAACTAAACGTTTAAGAGAAGAAGTGATGAAATGGGCATGTGCTTTCAATGCACCGGAATGTAGAATAATAGCcacattacaattaaaaaaacattttgaaagtACAAATACATATTCTGTACAAGACAA ACTTGGACAGAATTGGAAGGAACGGTTATACTGTAAAGGCTTAATGTCAGCAGACATGAATACTTGGGTCATGGTATTTCAGCAATGGAATGCAACATttgataatacaattttagatTACTTAACTTGCTCTACAAATcctgatattattaaattctatttgcaattagtaaaaaatgatgttttttatttaagtgtaacaaacagtaaaataaatgttaatattattctccTTATTATTGCGAAACATGCAAGAAAGGATACAGTactcaattatatattcaatcaTTTAGAATTCTTCGACTTAAGTGGAAAAAG GCATATTGATGAAATTGccatattaattgttatcatAACGCACGAGCATGATGTTGAACAATTCACAaag
- the LOC105671894 gene encoding aminopeptidase N isoform X1, producing MTHQKLSIFVEFMLIVTIAFFAAINAEDNVAITYNLPNNIVPHYDVKLIFDFDEKILVGDCNITIFIESLTTNLTIPSGIFSILNVVLIDHFYERRIYISKYSIINKPHVLIIDFTNVKSPKMYPQFLIPGKYTIKITYVHHMNDNTNNFSQILFQNQDEMLTATRNNNNDNTMHEIMIARQLFPCWDEPKLKATFKISIKLHRKYTALSNAPIQKLEMDENDMILTHFKNSSFIPIHHLKVIISTFTAISTYANVTFWCNTRNNMTQYLLFATFVAERALYFFKNQITIKIPEMNYIVFSDIRYSSFEARKFILQRKEYVTYNEQLHPCRRKIEVAHLIIRQMAFVCFGDAFLWTKNGFATFFELYILNEIIPEYRPMDLFVVERQQELFRLHTFSNMYSFRLNIHEIHTLRFPPHYSKLLVIWRMLYHIMTRKIFWIGINTYVNMQNNLTDATDTDGIFNITSFSAAMHRALNVTNSTLDIINFHNTWLTEAQYPILYVTRNYISNVTIISYTYYHRALHDNKLFSIYVTYTTESIMNFETLNAKEFVWLTPITPDYLVLPAIDNKDWIIVNLQQTGYYRVNYDEDNWKKLANYLYKNHANIHVLNRAQIIDDAFYFVQQRELNLTTFWNVIRYLYNDTDYVAWYPMIKAIEYMTCVWALPDDIIHNINNIFRNLLLNLRYHDEINESELTKRLREEVMKWACAFNAPECRIIATLQLKKHFESTNTYSVQDKLGQNWKERLYCKGLMSADMNTWVMVFQQWNATFDNTILDYLTCSTNPDIIKFYLQLVKNDVFYLSVTNSKINVNIILLIIAKHARKDTVLNYIFNHLEFFDLSGKRHVDEIAVLIVIITHEHEAEQFKKISEFVKNSPTMNTKRVVDAVEHKIEKRKKEHNEKVENYRLIDRVK from the exons atgacacACCAAAAGCTTTCAATATTTGTGgaatttatgttaattgttACAATAGCTTTTTTCGCTGCTATCAATGCTGAAGATAATGTTGCAATTACTTATAATTTGCCAAACAATATAGTACCGCATTATGAcgtcaaattaatatttgatttcgaTGAAAAGATTTTAGTGGGCGATTgcaatattactatttttattgaaagtcTAACAACAAATTTAACTATACCTTCAGGGATTTTTTCCATACTTAATGTTGTTTTAATTGAccatttttatgaaagaagaatttatatttcaaagtattCGATCATCAATAAACCGCATGTgcttattattgattttactaACGTAAAATCGCCAAAAATGTATCCACAGTTTTTAATACCTGGgaaatatactataaaaataacatatgtaCATCATATGAATGATAACACAAATAACTTctctcaaattttatttcagaaccAAGATGAAAT gTTGACTGcaacaagaaataataataatgataatacgaTGCATGAAATAATGATAGCTCGACAATTATTCCCATGTTGGGATGAGCCAAAACTGAAAGCCACCTTCAAAATTTCTATCAAGCTTCATAGAAAATACACTGCTCTATCAAATGCACCAATACAAAAACTAGAAATGGATGAAAATGACATGATATTGACACACTTTAAAAATTCATCTTTTATACCCATTCAtcatttaaaagttataatatcCACGTTCACTGCGATTTCTACATATGCAAACGTCACATTTTGGTGTAACACAAGAAATAACATGACACAATATTTACTATTTGCGACGTTTGTTGCCGAACGAGccttgtattttttcaaaaaccaaattacgataaaaataccagaaatgaattatattgtattttcggATATTAGATACAGCAGCTTTGAAGCACGGAAATTCATTCTTCAAAG gAAAGAATATGTTACTTACAACGAACAATTGCATCCTTGTAGGCGTAAAATAGAAGTGGCACACTTAATAATTCGTCAGATGGCATTTGTTTGTTTTGGCGATGCATTTTTATGGACAAAAAATGGTTTTGCTACATTTTTTGAACTGTATATTTTGAATGAG attattcCAGAATATCGCCCAATGGATTTATTTGTCGTGGAAAGACAACAGGAACTTTTCCGGCTCCATACTTTTTCTAATATGTATTCTTTTAGATTAAACATTCATGAAATTCATACACTTAGGTTTCCGCCACATTATTCAAAAT TATTAGTTATATGGCGCATGTTATATCATATAATGACTCGTAAGATATTTTGGATTGGTATCAACACGTATGTAAACATGCA GAATAATCTGACAGATGCGACAGATACTGAtggtatatttaatatcacatCATTTTCGGCTGCTATGCACAGGGCTCTAAATGTAACGAATAGTACActcgatataataaattttcacaataCTTGGTTAACAGAAGCACAGTATCCCATACTGTACGTGACAAGAAATTATATCAGTAACGTAACAATAATCTCGTATACTTATTATCATCGTGCATTGCATGAcaataaactattttcaatatatgtgACATATACGACGGAATCAATCATGAACTTTGAGACATTAAATGCCAAAGAATTCGTCTGGCTGACTCCAATTACACCGGATTATTTGGTATTGCCTGCGATTGACAATAAGGATTGGATTATAGTCAATTTACAACAAACtg GATACTATCGCGTCAATTATGATGAGGATAACTGGAAAAAACTTGCgaactatttatataaaaaccaTGCCAATATACATGTTCTCAATCGAGCCCAAATTATTGAtgatgcattttattttgttcagcAAAGAGAACTCAATCTTACCACATTTTGGAATGTTATAAGATACCTATATAATGATACAGACTATGTAGCATGGTATCCTATGATTAAAGCTATTGAATATATGACGTGTGTCTGGGCACTTCCAGatgatataatt cacaatattaataacatattccGCAATCTGCTGCTAAATTTGAGATACCATGACGAAATAAACGAAAGCGAGTTAACTAAACGTTTAAGAGAAGAAGTGATGAAATGGGCATGTGCTTTCAATGCACCGGAATGTAGAATAATAGCcacattacaattaaaaaaacattttgaaagtACAAATACATATTCTGTACAAGACAA ACTTGGACAGAATTGGAAGGAACGGTTATACTGTAAAGGCTTAATGTCAGCAGACATGAATACTTGGGTCATGGTATTTCAGCAATGGAATGCAACATttgataatacaattttagatTACTTAACTTGCTCTACAAATcctgatattattaaattctatttgcaattagtaaaaaatgatgttttttatttaagtgtaacaaacagtaaaataaatgttaatattattctccTTATTATTGCGAAACATGCAAGAAAGGATACAGTactcaattatatattcaatcaTTTAGAATTCTTCGACTTAAGTGGAAAAAG
- the LOC105671894 gene encoding aminopeptidase N isoform X5 produces the protein MLTATRNNNNDNTMHEIMIARQLFPCWDEPKLKATFKISIKLHRKYTALSNAPIQKLEMDENDMILTHFKNSSFIPIHHLKVIISTFTAISTYANVTFWCNTRNNMTQYLLFATFVAERALYFFKNQITIKIPEMNYIVFSDIRYSSFEARKFILQRKEYVTYNEQLHPCRRKIEVAHLIIRQMAFVCFGDAFLWTKNGFATFFELYILNEIIPEYRPMDLFVVERQQELFRLHTFSNMYSFRLNIHEIHTLRFPPHYSKLLVIWRMLYHIMTRKIFWIGINTYVNMQNNLTDATDTDGIFNITSFSAAMHRALNVTNSTLDIINFHNTWLTEAQYPILYVTRNYISNVTIISYTYYHRALHDNKLFSIYVTYTTESIMNFETLNAKEFVWLTPITPDYLVLPAIDNKDWIIVNLQQTGYYRVNYDEDNWKKLANYLYKNHANIHVLNRAQIIDDAFYFVQQRELNLTTFWNVIRYLYNDTDYVAWYPMIKAIEYMTCVWALPDDIIHNINNIFRNLLLNLRYHDEINESELTKRLREEVMKWACAFNAPECRIIATLQLKKHFESTNTYSVQDKLGQNWKERLYCKGLMSADMNTWVMVFQQWNATFDNTILDYLTCSTNPDIIKFYLQLVKNDVFYLSVTNSKINVNIILLIIAKHARKDTVLNYIFNHLEFFDLSGKRHVDEIAVLIVIITHEHEAEQFKKISEFVKNSPTMNTKRVVDAVEHKIEKRKKEHNEKVENYRLIDRVK, from the exons AT gTTGACTGcaacaagaaataataataatgataatacgaTGCATGAAATAATGATAGCTCGACAATTATTCCCATGTTGGGATGAGCCAAAACTGAAAGCCACCTTCAAAATTTCTATCAAGCTTCATAGAAAATACACTGCTCTATCAAATGCACCAATACAAAAACTAGAAATGGATGAAAATGACATGATATTGACACACTTTAAAAATTCATCTTTTATACCCATTCAtcatttaaaagttataatatcCACGTTCACTGCGATTTCTACATATGCAAACGTCACATTTTGGTGTAACACAAGAAATAACATGACACAATATTTACTATTTGCGACGTTTGTTGCCGAACGAGccttgtattttttcaaaaaccaaattacgataaaaataccagaaatgaattatattgtattttcggATATTAGATACAGCAGCTTTGAAGCACGGAAATTCATTCTTCAAAG gAAAGAATATGTTACTTACAACGAACAATTGCATCCTTGTAGGCGTAAAATAGAAGTGGCACACTTAATAATTCGTCAGATGGCATTTGTTTGTTTTGGCGATGCATTTTTATGGACAAAAAATGGTTTTGCTACATTTTTTGAACTGTATATTTTGAATGAG attattcCAGAATATCGCCCAATGGATTTATTTGTCGTGGAAAGACAACAGGAACTTTTCCGGCTCCATACTTTTTCTAATATGTATTCTTTTAGATTAAACATTCATGAAATTCATACACTTAGGTTTCCGCCACATTATTCAAAAT TATTAGTTATATGGCGCATGTTATATCATATAATGACTCGTAAGATATTTTGGATTGGTATCAACACGTATGTAAACATGCA GAATAATCTGACAGATGCGACAGATACTGAtggtatatttaatatcacatCATTTTCGGCTGCTATGCACAGGGCTCTAAATGTAACGAATAGTACActcgatataataaattttcacaataCTTGGTTAACAGAAGCACAGTATCCCATACTGTACGTGACAAGAAATTATATCAGTAACGTAACAATAATCTCGTATACTTATTATCATCGTGCATTGCATGAcaataaactattttcaatatatgtgACATATACGACGGAATCAATCATGAACTTTGAGACATTAAATGCCAAAGAATTCGTCTGGCTGACTCCAATTACACCGGATTATTTGGTATTGCCTGCGATTGACAATAAGGATTGGATTATAGTCAATTTACAACAAACtg GATACTATCGCGTCAATTATGATGAGGATAACTGGAAAAAACTTGCgaactatttatataaaaaccaTGCCAATATACATGTTCTCAATCGAGCCCAAATTATTGAtgatgcattttattttgttcagcAAAGAGAACTCAATCTTACCACATTTTGGAATGTTATAAGATACCTATATAATGATACAGACTATGTAGCATGGTATCCTATGATTAAAGCTATTGAATATATGACGTGTGTCTGGGCACTTCCAGatgatataatt cacaatattaataacatattccGCAATCTGCTGCTAAATTTGAGATACCATGACGAAATAAACGAAAGCGAGTTAACTAAACGTTTAAGAGAAGAAGTGATGAAATGGGCATGTGCTTTCAATGCACCGGAATGTAGAATAATAGCcacattacaattaaaaaaacattttgaaagtACAAATACATATTCTGTACAAGACAA ACTTGGACAGAATTGGAAGGAACGGTTATACTGTAAAGGCTTAATGTCAGCAGACATGAATACTTGGGTCATGGTATTTCAGCAATGGAATGCAACATttgataatacaattttagatTACTTAACTTGCTCTACAAATcctgatattattaaattctatttgcaattagtaaaaaatgatgttttttatttaagtgtaacaaacagtaaaataaatgttaatattattctccTTATTATTGCGAAACATGCAAGAAAGGATACAGTactcaattatatattcaatcaTTTAGAATTCTTCGACTTAAGTGGAAAAAG